One part of the Pirellulaceae bacterium genome encodes these proteins:
- a CDS encoding ATP-binding protein, with the protein MNRPDTSLQWLACEIHDGLMPWLHGAQMQLATLRQAAETDQYKLAMQCLRNAIEEGRALMGFLEGMGRGTPHGLTDGIRQFLQKAEPLAQQAAQQLRLQVDATTDVGISTEVTWSILRILQQAVMNAVQHAGPTSIQVTMQRHSQFILLEITDQGRGFDTHSTPAAGQLGLASMKRRAAAIHGNLEVQSQPGQGTKVSLRVPVDLQLTPD; encoded by the coding sequence ATGAACAGACCTGACACATCACTACAATGGCTGGCCTGCGAAATACACGACGGTCTGATGCCTTGGCTTCACGGAGCCCAGATGCAATTGGCAACTCTGCGTCAAGCGGCCGAAACAGATCAATATAAATTGGCTATGCAGTGCCTGCGGAATGCCATTGAAGAAGGGCGCGCCCTGATGGGTTTCTTGGAAGGAATGGGCCGGGGAACGCCTCATGGGCTGACAGATGGCATTCGCCAATTCCTGCAGAAGGCTGAGCCGTTGGCTCAACAGGCAGCTCAGCAGCTCCGGTTGCAGGTTGATGCCACCACCGACGTTGGTATATCAACCGAGGTCACCTGGTCGATCTTGCGAATCTTGCAGCAGGCGGTTATGAACGCGGTACAACATGCCGGACCAACGTCCATACAAGTTACTATGCAGCGGCACTCCCAATTCATACTTCTTGAGATCACCGACCAGGGACGGGGCTTTGATACGCATTCAACCCCAGCGGCCGGACAGTTGGGCCTAGCCAGCATGAAGCGCCGTGCGGCAGCCATCCACGGAAATTTGGAAGTTCAATCGCAGCCAGGCCAAGGCACGAAAGTATCCTTACGAGTACCCGTTGACCTTCAGTTAACTCCGGATTAA
- the priA gene encoding primosomal protein N' has translation MSQPELFDTNLPPWEMDSQGECRAASVVFSEPPHGPLSYRVPDAWLDQLVPGCRVKVPLGKSNRQLLGYCIAVETIAQAPGSLKAIEELVDSEPICTPQVLELLQWMSRYYLAPLGQVIEAAIPAGVRSAAGTRQRTMLYATARATQEAIQALSSAKQQEVLRQLIRVASGISSEQLQTLAGCSAAPIAALRRCGLIEARQESYTQFDPEPSVDSASTPLALSVDQRQALRLITQALEAHRQQTILLHGVTGSGKTEVYMQAIHEVIAYGRQAIVLVPEISLTPQTHHRFQARFGKVAILHSHQSDIQRHYQWRRIASGQADVVIGPRSAVFAPLPRLGLIVLDEEHESSFKQDTLPRYHTRDVALHRTYLEQIPLVLGSATPSLESWHRAQNGKYQLAKLPRRIHNRPLPEVEIIDLRSQPQTTHRGAISGPLERAMQETLSGDGQIMLLLNRRGFATTIQCPRCGYVVECPDCDLPLTHHRDGLKACCHYCDYSIASPPACLRCSFDGIRYAGQGTQRLEVEVQHRFPQATVARMDSDTMRKPGSHQRVLDQFRKGATQILLGTQMIAKGLDFPNVLLVGVINADTALHFPDFRAAEKTFQLVTQVAGRTGRGDRVGRVLVQTFSPEHPAIVAASRHDYMSFATHELVQRAHFGYPPHGSLVRIIMRGPELAAVEAFAESMVQRLQALRAQQQLDCRILGPAPPPLARLRGNYRMHVLLLSSQPEPLHRLVRQAIDNLKPVKDIQYVIDIDPLDTL, from the coding sequence ATGAGCCAACCCGAATTATTTGATACTAACCTACCGCCCTGGGAAATGGACTCCCAAGGTGAATGCCGCGCAGCCAGCGTCGTGTTCAGCGAGCCGCCGCACGGACCGTTGAGCTATCGCGTACCCGATGCTTGGCTCGACCAGCTTGTGCCGGGCTGCCGCGTGAAAGTTCCGCTCGGAAAATCCAATCGACAGCTGCTGGGCTATTGTATCGCGGTCGAGACGATTGCGCAGGCACCTGGTTCCCTGAAAGCGATCGAAGAGTTGGTCGATAGTGAGCCGATTTGTACACCTCAGGTTCTAGAGCTGCTGCAATGGATGAGCCGCTACTATCTTGCTCCCTTGGGACAAGTGATCGAAGCGGCAATACCGGCCGGGGTCCGCAGCGCAGCCGGAACACGGCAACGCACCATGTTATATGCCACCGCGCGAGCGACGCAGGAGGCCATCCAGGCCTTGTCGTCAGCCAAACAACAAGAGGTACTGCGTCAATTGATTCGCGTGGCCAGTGGTATATCCAGCGAGCAGTTGCAGACGCTGGCGGGTTGTTCGGCGGCTCCCATTGCCGCGCTGCGTCGGTGTGGCTTGATTGAAGCTCGCCAAGAAAGCTATACGCAATTTGATCCAGAACCCAGCGTTGATTCGGCGTCGACGCCGTTGGCGCTGAGCGTCGACCAACGTCAGGCGCTGCGCTTGATCACCCAGGCTCTGGAGGCCCACCGCCAACAAACCATTTTGCTTCACGGCGTGACAGGCAGCGGTAAAACCGAAGTCTACATGCAAGCCATTCATGAAGTGATCGCTTATGGACGTCAGGCTATCGTGCTCGTTCCAGAAATCAGCTTGACTCCACAAACCCATCATCGCTTTCAAGCACGGTTTGGTAAGGTTGCCATTCTGCATAGTCACCAAAGCGATATCCAACGACATTATCAGTGGCGGCGAATCGCTAGCGGCCAGGCCGATGTGGTGATCGGTCCCCGTAGCGCCGTGTTCGCACCGCTGCCGCGTTTGGGGCTGATCGTGCTGGACGAAGAGCACGAATCGTCGTTCAAGCAAGATACCTTGCCCCGCTATCACACGCGCGATGTGGCCCTGCATCGAACTTATCTGGAGCAGATTCCGCTGGTGCTTGGCAGTGCCACGCCGAGTTTAGAGAGCTGGCATCGCGCGCAGAATGGTAAATACCAGTTGGCCAAACTGCCTCGCCGGATTCACAATCGACCGCTGCCAGAGGTGGAAATCATCGACTTGCGTTCCCAGCCTCAGACAACGCACCGAGGTGCCATTTCAGGGCCATTGGAGCGGGCTATGCAAGAGACGCTCAGTGGTGACGGGCAAATTATGCTGCTGTTGAACCGCCGGGGATTCGCCACGACGATCCAGTGCCCGCGCTGTGGGTATGTGGTCGAATGTCCAGATTGCGACCTGCCGCTGACCCATCATCGCGATGGCCTGAAGGCCTGTTGTCATTACTGCGACTACTCGATTGCGTCGCCTCCAGCTTGCTTGCGCTGCAGCTTCGACGGTATTCGTTACGCCGGTCAAGGTACACAGCGCTTGGAAGTTGAAGTTCAGCATCGGTTTCCTCAGGCTACTGTAGCGCGCATGGATAGCGATACCATGCGCAAGCCGGGGAGTCATCAGCGAGTCTTAGACCAGTTCCGGAAAGGAGCAACCCAGATTCTGCTGGGCACGCAGATGATTGCCAAAGGGCTGGATTTCCCCAATGTGTTGCTAGTAGGCGTGATCAACGCCGACACCGCCCTGCACTTCCCCGACTTTCGCGCCGCCGAGAAGACCTTTCAGTTGGTAACGCAGGTCGCGGGACGTACGGGCCGAGGCGATCGCGTGGGGCGGGTGCTCGTGCAAACCTTTTCGCCCGAGCATCCAGCCATCGTAGCTGCCAGCCGTCACGACTACATGAGCTTTGCGACCCACGAGTTGGTGCAACGAGCCCACTTCGGCTATCCACCACACGGGAGCCTGGTGAGGATTATCATGCGCGGTCCAGAACTGGCTGCCGTCGAAGCATTTGCTGAGTCGATGGTCCAGCGGTTACAGGCACTGCGCGCGCAGCAGCAACTCGACTGCCGAATTTTGGGCCCTGCTCCGCCGCCGTTGGCACGTCTGCGCGGCAATTATCGAATGCATGTTTTACTGCTGTCCAGCCAGCCCGAACCGTTGCACCGATTAGTCCGCCAGGCGATAGACAACCTCAAGCCAGTCAAGGATATTCAGTACGTGATTGACATCGACCCGTTAGATACGCTGTAG
- a CDS encoding transposase family protein, whose translation MITKSTLVECMSIVEDPRIERCRHHDIVDILVLAVMCGADRWEDIELFARTGLG comes from the coding sequence ATGATAACAAAATCAACGCTGGTCGAGTGCATGTCGATCGTTGAAGATCCGCGAATCGAGCGCTGTCGTCACCACGACATTGTAGATATCTTGGTGCTGGCGGTGATGTGTGGTGCCGATAGGTGGGAGGACATAGAGCTGTTTGCTAGAACTGGTCTTGGCTGA
- the nadD gene encoding nicotinate (nicotinamide) nucleotide adenylyltransferase, with translation MSESKKGRSIGIWGGTFDPVHVGHLLIAELACERLELDQLRWIPAATAPHAELKNATSANHRLEMLRLATSGNPQFIVDDCELRRGGQSYTVETLTHLGQQFPDTHLILLIGADSLANFSQWRQPERICRLARVVVVARGGQPPPDLRLLSPYLPDHVREEDMPARHLLRLPQFEISSTDIRQRITQGRSIRYMVPASVWAYIDANNLYQVPVS, from the coding sequence ATGAGCGAGTCGAAAAAAGGACGCTCGATTGGAATTTGGGGTGGCACATTTGACCCAGTTCACGTCGGACACTTGTTGATTGCAGAACTGGCGTGCGAACGGTTGGAGCTGGATCAGCTGCGCTGGATACCAGCGGCTACAGCTCCCCATGCAGAATTAAAAAATGCAACCAGCGCGAATCACCGACTGGAGATGCTGCGACTGGCCACCAGCGGCAATCCCCAATTCATAGTGGACGACTGCGAGCTACGGCGTGGCGGCCAGTCCTATACAGTGGAAACGCTGACCCACCTAGGTCAGCAATTTCCAGACACACACTTGATCCTGTTGATCGGCGCCGACTCTCTGGCAAATTTCAGTCAGTGGCGTCAGCCCGAGCGCATCTGTCGGCTGGCTCGGGTCGTTGTAGTTGCTCGCGGTGGTCAACCGCCACCTGACCTGCGCCTACTGTCCCCATATTTGCCGGACCACGTGCGTGAGGAAGACATGCCAGCCAGGCACCTCTTGCGGCTACCACAGTTTGAAATATCCTCCACCGACATACGGCAACGTATAACTCAAGGCAGGTCCATACGTTATATGGTGCCGGCCTCAGTTTGGGCCTACATCGACGCTAACAACTTGTACCAAGTGCCTGTTTCGTAG
- a CDS encoding argininosuccinate synthase, with protein MTVCVLAYSGGLDTSCMLSWLIERGYEVHAVYVDLGQPGEDRQQMKDKAQSIGAKSVRMIDAREELCRDFAFPCLMWQAKYEGPYLLGTSIARPLISKKMLEVADEVGAQVYAHGATGKGNDQCRFQLAAEALRPDITVYAPWRTREWRDSFPGRTEMIAYCQQRNIPVKATAKKPYSSDENVLHISYEAGELERLDVCGVDLVDFTMTVSPQQAPDKGEEVSIGFESGMPVSVNGQRCSALETVSQLNLIGGRNGVGRIDVIENRFVGMKSRGVYEAPGMTLLYEAAKHVEQLTLDRDLVHLRDSLSPMIAEMVYYGYWYSAKMDALMAFIRQSHQVVTGQVRLRLYKGNVIVLERSSPNSLYDEGIATMESGGSYNQDDAEGFLRIQGLPYRVQGKSRKFGQR; from the coding sequence ATGACGGTTTGTGTGTTGGCTTATTCCGGAGGACTGGATACTTCGTGCATGTTGAGCTGGTTGATCGAGCGCGGCTACGAAGTGCATGCCGTGTACGTAGACTTGGGTCAACCCGGTGAAGACCGACAGCAAATGAAGGACAAAGCACAGAGCATCGGTGCCAAAAGCGTGCGGATGATCGACGCGCGAGAAGAGCTGTGCCGCGATTTTGCCTTTCCATGCCTGATGTGGCAAGCCAAATACGAAGGGCCGTATTTGTTGGGCACCAGCATTGCTCGTCCGTTGATCTCCAAGAAGATGCTCGAAGTAGCCGACGAAGTAGGTGCTCAAGTTTACGCTCACGGTGCCACGGGCAAGGGAAACGATCAATGCCGCTTTCAATTGGCGGCTGAAGCCCTACGTCCAGATATCACCGTTTATGCACCCTGGAGAACTCGCGAGTGGCGTGACTCATTTCCAGGCAGGACAGAAATGATCGCTTACTGCCAACAGCGCAACATCCCCGTCAAGGCAACCGCCAAAAAGCCTTACTCCTCGGACGAAAATGTGTTGCATATCAGTTACGAAGCCGGCGAACTTGAAAGGCTGGATGTTTGCGGAGTTGATCTAGTGGATTTTACGATGACCGTCAGTCCTCAACAGGCACCAGACAAAGGTGAGGAAGTCTCCATTGGCTTTGAATCTGGCATGCCAGTCTCAGTCAACGGCCAGCGCTGTTCGGCGCTGGAAACGGTATCGCAGTTGAACCTCATTGGCGGACGGAACGGCGTGGGGCGCATCGACGTTATCGAAAACCGCTTTGTCGGCATGAAAAGTCGCGGTGTGTATGAAGCTCCAGGGATGACGCTGTTGTATGAAGCAGCCAAGCATGTCGAACAACTGACGCTCGATCGCGACTTGGTTCACCTCCGCGATAGCCTGTCACCGATGATTGCCGAAATGGTTTACTATGGCTATTGGTATTCGGCCAAGATGGATGCGCTCATGGCCTTCATTCGTCAGTCGCACCAAGTGGTCACTGGTCAGGTTAGGTTGCGACTGTACAAAGGCAACGTCATCGTGCTGGAGCGTAGCAGTCCCAATAGCTTGTACGACGAAGGCATCGCCACCATGGAATCCGGTGGTAGCTACAATCAGGACGACGCCGAGGGCTTCCTGCGCATCCAAGGCTTGCCCTACCGCGTTCAAGGTAAATCGCGCAAGTTCGGCCAACGCTAG
- a CDS encoding ABC-2 family transporter protein, translated as MSSKASNATVGAEFGPQGQLGRFLCWWTIFRIALEERLAYRGDFALGTLMRFLPIVTQVFLWWAIFESVSGGAASGRMVGYSFHDMIAYYLLSMLARAFSSMPGLASYVAKQIRDGEIKKYLTQPIDMLGFLLLGRTAHKVAYYTVAALPFALVFFLCRQYFVGGWPAPDVLLAFAISLVMGFLLGFLLDLCIGLVGFWFLEVSSLLFVYMLLNFFLSGHMFPLDLLPDPWKSWVDVLPFKYLAYFPAAVFLGKIPPEALWREMALEAGWLIALIVLARCMYARGLRRYSGYGG; from the coding sequence ATGAGTTCGAAAGCTTCAAACGCGACAGTAGGCGCCGAGTTCGGTCCGCAGGGGCAATTGGGGCGCTTTCTGTGCTGGTGGACGATTTTTCGCATTGCATTGGAAGAGCGACTGGCCTACCGCGGCGATTTTGCTTTAGGCACCTTAATGCGTTTTCTGCCCATCGTTACACAGGTGTTCCTGTGGTGGGCTATTTTTGAATCGGTCAGCGGAGGCGCGGCTTCAGGGCGCATGGTGGGCTACAGCTTTCATGATATGATCGCCTATTACTTGCTGAGCATGTTAGCACGTGCTTTTTCAAGTATGCCGGGCTTGGCATCCTACGTGGCCAAACAGATTCGCGATGGTGAAATCAAGAAGTATTTGACACAGCCCATCGATATGCTTGGGTTCTTGTTGCTGGGTCGCACCGCACACAAGGTGGCCTATTACACGGTTGCCGCCCTACCCTTTGCCCTGGTCTTTTTTCTGTGCCGCCAATATTTTGTGGGTGGCTGGCCGGCTCCAGATGTGCTTCTGGCATTCGCGATTTCACTGGTTATGGGGTTCCTGTTGGGATTCTTGCTGGACTTGTGCATCGGTTTGGTTGGCTTCTGGTTCTTGGAAGTCAGTTCGTTGCTGTTCGTGTACATGCTGCTGAACTTCTTTTTATCAGGTCACATGTTTCCACTGGACCTGTTACCTGACCCCTGGAAGAGCTGGGTGGATGTCCTGCCGTTCAAGTACTTGGCCTATTTTCCGGCTGCCGTGTTCCTGGGGAAGATTCCGCCCGAAGCGTTGTGGCGCGAAATGGCTCTGGAGGCTGGCTGGTTGATCGCGCTCATTGTATTGGCGCGCTGCATGTACGCTCGTGGACTCAGGAGGTACAGCGGCTATGGAGGATAG
- a CDS encoding calcineurin-like phosphoesterase family protein produces MRYHARLYCWVLVWFVCACGAVTPESQADQSPAADVQTAVGWVYEDLNGNGVRDAGEPGLPGVRVSNGRDIVLTDPQGHYQLTVDDDDILFVIKPRNFMTPVDQQNLPQFYYIHKPAGSPANFKYPGVAPTGSLPASINFALRRQSEPDRFRVLMFGDTQPRDRTEVEYMAHDIIEQIIANENHGAAFGVTLGDIVFDDLDVMQPHNEAVALLGIPWYNVLGNHDINYDAADDEHSDETFERVYGPAYYSFDYGPAHFIVVDDVDWLAASGGRPAHYVGGLGPQQLTFIKNDLAGIPAEQLVVLMMHIPLIDVQDRQHLYRLIERRPAVVSLSAHTHYMEHRYIGPEDGWQGTKPHHHIVNVTVCGSWWSGRKDERGIPHATMSDGGPNGYSVMEFDGQNYSLQFRAAGRPAEYQMNIYAPESLAGEKVPGTEILANVFAGCDKTKCQLRLGPQAAWVQMQQVRRADPAFEAELKRDAQLLMRQWRDLPKPHETPHLWRAVLADSLPTGTHTIEVQVTWPDGSTQISRRALRVE; encoded by the coding sequence ATGCGTTATCATGCACGGTTGTACTGTTGGGTTCTTGTCTGGTTCGTGTGCGCCTGCGGTGCAGTGACGCCTGAGAGCCAAGCTGATCAGTCCCCAGCCGCTGATGTACAGACCGCTGTGGGTTGGGTCTATGAAGACCTCAACGGCAATGGTGTTCGCGACGCTGGAGAGCCCGGTTTGCCCGGCGTTCGCGTCAGCAACGGTCGAGACATTGTGTTGACCGATCCCCAGGGGCATTATCAGTTAACCGTGGACGACGATGACATTCTTTTTGTCATTAAGCCGCGTAATTTTATGACGCCGGTCGACCAGCAGAATCTTCCTCAGTTTTATTACATTCACAAGCCAGCCGGGTCGCCAGCCAACTTTAAGTATCCGGGCGTTGCACCTACGGGGTCATTGCCAGCCTCAATTAACTTCGCGCTGCGACGGCAGAGCGAGCCCGATAGATTTCGCGTTCTGATGTTCGGAGATACACAGCCTCGTGACCGGACAGAAGTGGAGTATATGGCCCACGACATCATCGAACAGATCATTGCCAACGAGAATCACGGAGCTGCCTTCGGAGTTACCTTGGGCGACATCGTGTTTGACGATCTGGATGTCATGCAGCCTCATAATGAAGCCGTGGCGCTATTGGGAATTCCCTGGTACAACGTGTTGGGTAATCACGACATCAACTATGATGCCGCCGACGATGAGCACAGTGACGAAACGTTCGAGCGTGTATACGGACCAGCGTACTATTCGTTTGACTACGGGCCGGCGCACTTCATCGTGGTCGATGATGTAGACTGGTTGGCCGCCAGCGGTGGCCGACCGGCACACTATGTCGGCGGACTTGGCCCACAGCAGTTGACGTTCATTAAGAACGACTTAGCGGGAATTCCAGCCGAGCAGCTGGTAGTGCTGATGATGCACATCCCGCTGATAGACGTCCAGGATCGTCAGCATCTGTATCGCTTGATCGAGCGGCGACCGGCTGTGGTTTCGTTGTCGGCGCATACACATTACATGGAACACCGGTACATCGGTCCAGAGGATGGATGGCAAGGTACCAAGCCGCATCATCACATTGTCAATGTCACGGTTTGTGGCAGTTGGTGGAGTGGTCGCAAGGATGAACGCGGCATTCCACATGCGACGATGAGTGATGGTGGACCCAATGGCTATTCAGTCATGGAGTTCGACGGACAGAACTATTCACTACAGTTTCGCGCTGCAGGTCGTCCAGCCGAGTACCAAATGAACATCTATGCCCCTGAATCGCTGGCTGGCGAAAAGGTGCCAGGAACCGAAATATTGGCCAACGTGTTTGCCGGGTGCGACAAGACTAAGTGTCAGTTACGCCTTGGGCCGCAGGCTGCTTGGGTCCAAATGCAACAGGTGCGACGTGCCGACCCAGCTTTTGAAGCCGAACTCAAGCGAGATGCCCAGTTACTCATGCGGCAATGGCGTGACTTGCCCAAACCCCATGAAACCCCGCACCTGTGGCGCGCAGTTCTGGCCGATAGCCTGCCCACTGGTACTCACACCATCGAAGTGCAAGTCACTTGGCCCGATGGCTCCACACAAATATCTCGCCGCGCTTTGCGAGTTGAATAA
- a CDS encoding ABC transporter ATP-binding protein, which translates to MAVVELTEVDATLSGSTVLRGINLKLERGQRLAVLGVSGAGKSTLLRVMTGLLVPACGQVHLRGQPMQSIPTAKRNIAWVSQDYALYPQLDVRHNLRIALQHANVPRHEIDARIDQAAEQFDIGSLMRRLPSQISGGQAQRVALAKALIRRPDVLLLDEPLSQLDGGLREQLIDRLLALSEEYQMSWCWVTHNAQEAMRVATHLAVLDQGRVLQLDRSQQVYDHPRSLRVAELLSPWGINQLPADVPEFAAITRLASRTGLAAAIRPEHCLIGCCALNFQAPPSATARALAKQLNPSHQASSPDVLLPITLVVQVQQVQSVGFAQLIFGRIGSQRLMALAASGTIATGQTVTISVWPQRILWFDV; encoded by the coding sequence ATGGCAGTTGTCGAATTGACTGAAGTCGACGCGACCCTATCTGGCTCAACTGTTCTCAGGGGAATCAACCTGAAACTTGAGCGTGGCCAGCGGCTAGCTGTGTTGGGAGTCAGTGGGGCGGGCAAGTCGACTCTGCTGCGAGTCATGACCGGGTTGCTCGTACCTGCGTGCGGGCAAGTTCATCTCCGCGGCCAGCCAATGCAGTCGATTCCGACGGCCAAGCGCAATATCGCCTGGGTCAGCCAAGACTACGCGCTCTATCCACAATTAGATGTTCGACACAACCTGCGAATTGCCCTGCAGCACGCCAATGTTCCGCGACATGAGATTGACGCTCGCATCGATCAGGCCGCCGAGCAATTTGATATCGGCTCGCTAATGCGGCGACTTCCCAGTCAAATTTCGGGCGGACAGGCACAGCGAGTCGCCCTGGCCAAAGCGCTAATCAGGCGTCCGGATGTACTACTGCTAGACGAGCCACTGAGTCAACTGGATGGTGGGCTGCGTGAGCAATTGATTGACCGTCTATTAGCGCTCAGCGAAGAATACCAAATGTCTTGGTGCTGGGTAACGCATAACGCTCAAGAAGCGATGCGTGTGGCAACCCACTTGGCGGTACTGGATCAAGGTCGTGTACTACAACTGGATCGTTCTCAACAGGTGTACGACCACCCGCGTTCGCTGCGAGTCGCTGAGTTGCTCAGCCCATGGGGTATCAACCAACTTCCCGCAGATGTACCGGAATTTGCCGCCATAACAAGATTAGCATCGCGAACTGGCCTGGCGGCCGCCATACGCCCCGAGCACTGTCTGATTGGCTGCTGCGCACTGAACTTCCAAGCTCCCCCAAGTGCTACCGCAAGGGCACTGGCAAAGCAGCTGAATCCATCGCATCAAGCGAGTTCGCCAGATGTGCTGTTACCGATAACACTTGTGGTACAGGTCCAACAGGTCCAATCCGTGGGATTTGCGCAATTAATTTTTGGCAGAATCGGCAGCCAGCGCCTGATGGCACTTGCTGCCAGCGGCACAATCGCGACGGGACAGACGGTAACAATATCCGTTTGGCCGCAGCGCATTCTATGGTTTGATGTATGA
- a CDS encoding ABC-2 family transporter protein produces MEDSRSRIPADRGFRHPDYWRVYQMFVRNSLVRDMMFRANFLIEVVSSAAWSVMNIGFYWLIFEHTQSIGQGTGWGRSEFFVFMGTTWIINALMQALFMPNSEEFSELIRTGGLDFALLKPIDTQFLISLRKLNWPSLVNVLVGAVLIAISLYQLSARSPNPWHFQPSILVLYPLYIGCGVAVMYSLMICLASTSVWLGRNQTLYDFWFYITNFSRYPMEIYQRGWGMPLYYIFTFAIPVLVVVNVPARLLAQPLTPRADWEWPLAGFTLLATAASLAISRWVFNRSLRAYRSASS; encoded by the coding sequence ATGGAGGATAGTCGTTCCCGGATACCAGCGGATCGAGGTTTTCGGCATCCGGATTACTGGCGTGTCTACCAGATGTTCGTCCGCAATTCGCTGGTGCGTGACATGATGTTCCGCGCCAACTTCTTGATCGAAGTAGTTTCCAGCGCGGCTTGGTCGGTGATGAATATCGGCTTCTATTGGCTGATCTTCGAGCACACTCAGTCGATAGGTCAAGGCACGGGTTGGGGGCGCAGCGAATTCTTCGTGTTCATGGGAACAACTTGGATCATCAACGCGCTGATGCAGGCGCTGTTTATGCCCAATTCCGAAGAGTTCAGCGAGCTGATCCGTACCGGCGGCCTGGACTTTGCCTTGCTGAAGCCTATCGACACTCAGTTCCTAATTTCATTGCGCAAACTGAACTGGCCTAGTCTAGTCAATGTGCTGGTGGGGGCAGTGTTGATCGCAATCAGTTTGTATCAACTGTCCGCCCGCAGTCCGAATCCGTGGCATTTCCAGCCATCCATTCTGGTGTTGTACCCGCTGTATATCGGATGCGGCGTGGCGGTGATGTACAGCCTAATGATCTGTCTGGCCTCGACCAGCGTGTGGTTGGGACGCAATCAGACACTGTACGATTTTTGGTTTTATATTACCAATTTTTCGCGGTATCCCATGGAAATCTATCAACGTGGCTGGGGGATGCCACTGTACTACATTTTTACGTTCGCGATTCCGGTGCTGGTGGTTGTCAATGTGCCGGCGCGGCTGCTGGCACAGCCGCTGACGCCGCGCGCCGATTGGGAATGGCCATTGGCCGGATTCACACTGTTGGCCACGGCAGCTTCACTTGCTATTAGCCGCTGGGTATTCAACCGCTCCTTGCGTGCCTATCGTAGCGCCAGTAGTTGA
- a CDS encoding ABC transporter ATP-binding protein, with the protein MAIIEIQDLTKSYRVYQKREGLAAAVRGLFRRQYRTVEAVRGINLQVQQGEFVAFLGPNGAGKTTTLKLLSGVIYPTSGTAKVMGYVPWDRSNAYRSRFALVMGQKNQLWWDLPSQESFRLHQQIYRIHPDQFRRTLDELTELLSVRALLGRPVRELSLGERMKMELIAALLHSPDVLFLDEPTIGLDVVAQHNIQQFLRFYQEQRQITILLTSHYMKDIAALCRRLVVITDGAIKFDGSLSQVIDNFSSTRLVRIRVAEGQLVEGIERFANVESIELPKVTLRCPRTAVAQVLAQLLANYQIEDVAVEDPPLEEVISRLFQQDQSVGSNSRLSNSCEHDLAGAGQESRQ; encoded by the coding sequence ATGGCTATCATCGAAATCCAAGACCTGACTAAATCGTATCGTGTCTACCAGAAGCGTGAGGGATTGGCCGCAGCCGTGCGCGGGCTTTTTCGCCGGCAGTATCGCACCGTCGAGGCGGTGCGTGGCATCAATCTGCAAGTTCAGCAAGGTGAATTCGTCGCTTTTCTTGGTCCCAACGGGGCTGGTAAGACAACCACGCTCAAGTTGCTGTCGGGGGTAATCTATCCCACGAGCGGGACGGCCAAAGTCATGGGCTATGTTCCCTGGGACCGCTCGAACGCCTACCGCAGTCGTTTCGCGCTGGTCATGGGACAAAAGAATCAGTTGTGGTGGGACTTGCCCAGCCAAGAATCGTTTCGGCTGCATCAACAAATTTACCGCATTCATCCCGACCAATTTCGCCGGACGCTGGATGAGTTGACGGAACTGTTAAGCGTCCGGGCGTTGCTGGGGCGGCCGGTGCGTGAGCTGTCATTGGGCGAGCGGATGAAGATGGAATTGATCGCGGCCCTGTTGCATTCGCCTGATGTGTTGTTCCTGGACGAACCGACGATCGGTTTGGACGTCGTAGCCCAACACAATATTCAGCAGTTCCTGCGGTTCTATCAGGAGCAGCGCCAGATCACGATCCTGCTGACTAGTCACTACATGAAGGACATCGCCGCACTGTGCCGCCGCCTGGTGGTCATCACGGATGGTGCCATTAAGTTCGATGGTTCGCTCAGCCAAGTCATCGACAATTTCAGTTCGACCCGCTTAGTGCGGATTCGCGTGGCCGAAGGCCAATTGGTCGAAGGTATCGAGCGATTTGCCAATGTCGAGTCCATTGAGTTGCCGAAAGTCACCCTTCGCTGCCCGCGCACCGCTGTGGCCCAAGTGTTAGCGCAACTGTTGGCCAATTACCAGATCGAAGATGTTGCCGTCGAGGACCCGCCGCTGGAAGAGGTGATCTCGCGCCTGTTTCAACAGGACCAGAGTGTGGGTTCCAATTCAAGGCTCTCCAACTCGTGCGAGCATGATCTGGCCGGCGCTGGACAGGAATCGCGCCAATGA